From Erinaceus europaeus chromosome 9, mEriEur2.1, whole genome shotgun sequence, one genomic window encodes:
- the HPS3 gene encoding BLOC-2 complex member HPS3 isoform X1: protein MVQLYNLHPFGSQQVVPCKLEPERFCGGGRDALFVAAGCKVEVFEVTSQEMCRSRCTFSTLGRVLRLAYSEAGDYLVAIEEKNKATFLRAYVNWRSKRTESSRVCIRMLGHQVEAPPNESFRDQMWIVEMPLAEAPLCISCCPVRGDLLVGCTKKLVLFTLKYQVISEELSLLDFERSLIVHIDSITPVEISFCVGYVAVMSDLEVLVLKLESDCKNGESVYHHTRKSINSVKQAQGINNETLQLESDDFVICQKPMELLGDKSEESGVSVTLESTGLADERIKYFHVQHLLYRRFAPDISSYILPDDIKLHSLQLLPIFQTGSINSDGKNSSQEKELLSLFCFFSLPHVGYLYMVAKSVELMSVYQYPEKSQQAVLTPQFLHVITSNNLQCFTVRCSAAAAREEDPDADTTLKACPPVSMDVCALRIQLFIGLKAICHFKNHIILLTKANPEATPERRESPKRFLSRKDASMKPRIPPVAEAGWNLYIVNTISPVQLYKEMVDYSNTYKTVKTQSCIHLLSEAHLLVRAALMDAAQLEPGEKEELLGAFKESCGHLGDCYSRLDTQYSHLALPYYKMSGLSVAEVLARVDWAGSQKYEKGLLFYINHSLYENLDEELSEELAARVVQMFHVAEPKQLPHILCTPSMKKIDPLTALNYLMKLDSSRCSAILVALTKAAVALKMGDVDLCRNELKAHTEMNLVGGFTLEPRLLVQQKKGQIIPTELAIHLKETQPGLLVASILGLQKNHHLEIEEADSFFKVLCGNSEGVIPQLLVDFWEAQLVACIPDVVLQELFLKLTSQYIWRLANRQPPDTTPLRTSEDLINACGHYGLIYPWVNILISSNPSPDRKYSEDLSKLQSLICGPSFDIASIIPSLEPLSEDTATGLSIHVLCRTRLKEYDWCIDMLLERCPEAVIPYANHELKEDSRTLWWEKLLPELCQRMKCGGERCQLYLSSLKETLSVVAVELELRDFLNVLPEDGTVAFFLPYLLYCSRKKSLT from the exons GAGACTATTTGGTGGCAattgaagagaaaaacaaagcaacgTTTCTTCGTGCTTACGTGAACTGGAGGAGTAAGAGGACCGAGAGCTCACGCGTGTGTATCCGGATGCTGGGTCATCAAGTGGAAGCACCTCCCAATGAAAGCTTCCGAGACCAGATGTGGATTGTTGAGATGCCACTGGCCGAGGCCCCCCTGTGCATCTCCTGTTGCCCTGTAAGGGGGGACCTGCTTGTTGGCTGCACAAAGAAGTTAGTCTTATTTACACTGAAGTACCAGGTTATTAGTGAGGAACTCTCGCTGCTGGACTTCGAACGCTCCCTGATTGTACACATAGATAGCATCACTCCTGTTGAAATCTCTTTTTGTGTTGGATACGTTGCTGTCATGTCAGATTTAGAAGTCTTAGTCTTAAAACTGGAGTCGGACTGTAAAAATGGAGAAAGTGTTTACCACCACACACGTAAAAGCATCAATTCAGTGAAGCAGGCACAAG GCATCAATAATGAAACTTTGCAGCTTGAATCAGATGATTTTGTTATCTGCCAAAAGCCCATGGAACTGCTTGGTGACAAAAGTGAAGAATCTGGAGTCTCTGTTACGCTGGAGTCCACAGGACTGGCTGATGAGAGAATCAAATACTTTCACGTTCAGCACTTGCTGTATAG ACGTTTTGCACCTGATATTTCATCCTACATCTTGCCTGATGACATCAAGTTACATTCACTCCAGCTGCTGCCCATCTTCCAAACAG gtTCTATTAATTCTGATGGAAAAAATTCATCACAGGAGAAAGAGTTGCTGAGTCTCTTTTGTTTCTTCTCGTTGCCTCACGTGGGCTATCTCTACATGGTGGCCAAATCTGTTGAGCTAATGTCCGTTTACCAGTATCCTGAGAAATCGCAGCAGGCAGTGCTCACACCACAGTTTTTGCACGTCATCACAAG cAACAACCTGCAGTGCTTCACAGTGCGGTGCAGTGCAGCAGCAGCGCGAGAAGAGGACCCAGACGCAGACACCACCTTGAAG GCTTGCCCTCCAGTCAGCATGGATGTCTGTGCCTTGCGGATACAACTTTTCATAGGTTTGAAGGCCATCTGCCACTTTAAAAACCACATCATACTTTTAACCAAGGCAAACCCCGAGGCCACTCCTGAGAGAAGAGAGTCTCCCAAGAGGTTTCT CTCTAGAAAAGATGCCAGCATGAAGCCTAGAATACCTCCTGTAGCTGAGGCTGGGTGGAATTTGTATATTGTGAATACCATCTCACCAGTACAACTGTACAAAGAAATG gtAGACTACAGCAATACCTACAAGACCGTCAAGACCCAGAGCTGCATCCACCTGCTTAGTGAGGCTCACCTGCTAGTGAGAGCGGCCCTGATGGATGCTGCTCAGCTGGAACctggagagaaagaggagctCTTAGGAGCGTTTAAGGAAAGCTGTGGACACTTGGGAGACTGCTATAGCAG ACTTGACACCCAGTATTCCCACCTCGCCTTACCGTATTATAAGATGTCTGGTTTGTCCGTGGCTGAAGTCTTGGCCCGCGTGGACTGGGCTGGATCACAGAAGTATGAGAAGGGGTTGCTTTTCTACATTAATCATTCACTTTATGAGAACCTGGATGAAGAATTAAGTGAG GAGCTAGCCGCAAGAGTGGTCCAGATGTTTCATGTGGCTGAGCCGAAGCAACTGCCCCATATTCTCTGTACTCCTTCCATGAAGAAGATTGACCCTTTAACGGCCCTGAACTATCTAATGAAGCTGGATTCTTCCAGGTGCTCAGCCATCTTAGTGGCACTGACTAAGGCAGCAGTGGCTTTGAAAATGGGAGATGTGGACCTGTGCAGAAATGAATTGAAAGCCCACACAGAG ATGAACTTGGTAGGTGGCTTTACTCTGGAGCCTCGGCTATTAGTTCAACAGAAGAAGGGCCAGATTATCCCAACAGAACTTGCCATTCACTTGAAGGAGACTCAGCCAGGATTGCTGGTAGCTTCCATCCTGGGCTTACAGAAGAACCACCACCTTGAAATTGAAGAGGCAGACTCTTTCTTCAAG GTGCTTTGCGGTAACAGTGAAGGTGTAATTCCTCAGCTCTTGGTAGACTTTTGGGAAGCTCAGCTGGTGGCGTGTATCCCAGATGTGGTCCTTCAGGAACTCTTCCTCAAGCTGACATCCCAGTACATCTGGAGACTGGCTAATAGGCAGCCCCCAGACACCACGCCATTGAGGACATCAGAGGATCTG ATAAATGCCTGTGGTCATTACGGCTTGATCTACCCATGGGTTAATATCTTAATATCATCCAACCCTTCACCTGATAGAAAATATTCAGAAGACCTTTCAAAATTACAA TCTCTTATATGTGGTCCTTCGTTTGACATAGCTTCCATTATCCCGTCCTTGGAGCCACTCTCAGAAGACACAGCCACTGGCCTCAGCATTCATGTTCTGTGTCGTACTCGTTTGAAAGAGTATGACTGGTGCATAGACATGCTATTAGAGAGATGCCCAGAGGCCGTCATTCCTTACGCTAACCATGAACTGAAAGAAGACAGTCGG ACTTTGTGGTGGGAAAAactgttgcctgaactttgtcaGCGAATGAAATGCGGTGGAGAGAGATGTCAGCTCTACCTGTCATCGTTGAAAG AAACATTGTCGGTTGTTGCTGTGGAACTAGAGCTGAGAGATTTTTTGAATGTTCTCCCAGAGGATGGCACTGTGGCTTTTTTCTTGCCATATCTTCTCTACTGCAGTCGAAAGAAATCTTTGACTTGA
- the HPS3 gene encoding BLOC-2 complex member HPS3 isoform X2, with product MVQLYNLHPFGSQQVVPCKLEPERFCGGGRDALFVAAGCKVEVFEVTSQEMCRSRCTFSTLGRVLRLAYSEAGDYLVAIEEKNKATFLRAYVNWRSKRTESSRVCIRMLGHQVEAPPNESFRDQMWIVEMPLAEAPLCISCCPPMELLGDKSEESGVSVTLESTGLADERIKYFHVQHLLYRRFAPDISSYILPDDIKLHSLQLLPIFQTGSINSDGKNSSQEKELLSLFCFFSLPHVGYLYMVAKSVELMSVYQYPEKSQQAVLTPQFLHVITSNNLQCFTVRCSAAAAREEDPDADTTLKACPPVSMDVCALRIQLFIGLKAICHFKNHIILLTKANPEATPERRESPKRFLSRKDASMKPRIPPVAEAGWNLYIVNTISPVQLYKEMVDYSNTYKTVKTQSCIHLLSEAHLLVRAALMDAAQLEPGEKEELLGAFKESCGHLGDCYSRLDTQYSHLALPYYKMSGLSVAEVLARVDWAGSQKYEKGLLFYINHSLYENLDEELSEELAARVVQMFHVAEPKQLPHILCTPSMKKIDPLTALNYLMKLDSSRCSAILVALTKAAVALKMGDVDLCRNELKAHTEMNLVGGFTLEPRLLVQQKKGQIIPTELAIHLKETQPGLLVASILGLQKNHHLEIEEADSFFKVLCGNSEGVIPQLLVDFWEAQLVACIPDVVLQELFLKLTSQYIWRLANRQPPDTTPLRTSEDLINACGHYGLIYPWVNILISSNPSPDRKYSEDLSKLQSLICGPSFDIASIIPSLEPLSEDTATGLSIHVLCRTRLKEYDWCIDMLLERCPEAVIPYANHELKEDSRTLWWEKLLPELCQRMKCGGERCQLYLSSLKETLSVVAVELELRDFLNVLPEDGTVAFFLPYLLYCSRKKSLT from the exons GAGACTATTTGGTGGCAattgaagagaaaaacaaagcaacgTTTCTTCGTGCTTACGTGAACTGGAGGAGTAAGAGGACCGAGAGCTCACGCGTGTGTATCCGGATGCTGGGTCATCAAGTGGAAGCACCTCCCAATGAAAGCTTCCGAGACCAGATGTGGATTGTTGAGATGCCACTGGCCGAGGCCCCCCTGTGCATCTCCTGTTGCCCT CCCATGGAACTGCTTGGTGACAAAAGTGAAGAATCTGGAGTCTCTGTTACGCTGGAGTCCACAGGACTGGCTGATGAGAGAATCAAATACTTTCACGTTCAGCACTTGCTGTATAG ACGTTTTGCACCTGATATTTCATCCTACATCTTGCCTGATGACATCAAGTTACATTCACTCCAGCTGCTGCCCATCTTCCAAACAG gtTCTATTAATTCTGATGGAAAAAATTCATCACAGGAGAAAGAGTTGCTGAGTCTCTTTTGTTTCTTCTCGTTGCCTCACGTGGGCTATCTCTACATGGTGGCCAAATCTGTTGAGCTAATGTCCGTTTACCAGTATCCTGAGAAATCGCAGCAGGCAGTGCTCACACCACAGTTTTTGCACGTCATCACAAG cAACAACCTGCAGTGCTTCACAGTGCGGTGCAGTGCAGCAGCAGCGCGAGAAGAGGACCCAGACGCAGACACCACCTTGAAG GCTTGCCCTCCAGTCAGCATGGATGTCTGTGCCTTGCGGATACAACTTTTCATAGGTTTGAAGGCCATCTGCCACTTTAAAAACCACATCATACTTTTAACCAAGGCAAACCCCGAGGCCACTCCTGAGAGAAGAGAGTCTCCCAAGAGGTTTCT CTCTAGAAAAGATGCCAGCATGAAGCCTAGAATACCTCCTGTAGCTGAGGCTGGGTGGAATTTGTATATTGTGAATACCATCTCACCAGTACAACTGTACAAAGAAATG gtAGACTACAGCAATACCTACAAGACCGTCAAGACCCAGAGCTGCATCCACCTGCTTAGTGAGGCTCACCTGCTAGTGAGAGCGGCCCTGATGGATGCTGCTCAGCTGGAACctggagagaaagaggagctCTTAGGAGCGTTTAAGGAAAGCTGTGGACACTTGGGAGACTGCTATAGCAG ACTTGACACCCAGTATTCCCACCTCGCCTTACCGTATTATAAGATGTCTGGTTTGTCCGTGGCTGAAGTCTTGGCCCGCGTGGACTGGGCTGGATCACAGAAGTATGAGAAGGGGTTGCTTTTCTACATTAATCATTCACTTTATGAGAACCTGGATGAAGAATTAAGTGAG GAGCTAGCCGCAAGAGTGGTCCAGATGTTTCATGTGGCTGAGCCGAAGCAACTGCCCCATATTCTCTGTACTCCTTCCATGAAGAAGATTGACCCTTTAACGGCCCTGAACTATCTAATGAAGCTGGATTCTTCCAGGTGCTCAGCCATCTTAGTGGCACTGACTAAGGCAGCAGTGGCTTTGAAAATGGGAGATGTGGACCTGTGCAGAAATGAATTGAAAGCCCACACAGAG ATGAACTTGGTAGGTGGCTTTACTCTGGAGCCTCGGCTATTAGTTCAACAGAAGAAGGGCCAGATTATCCCAACAGAACTTGCCATTCACTTGAAGGAGACTCAGCCAGGATTGCTGGTAGCTTCCATCCTGGGCTTACAGAAGAACCACCACCTTGAAATTGAAGAGGCAGACTCTTTCTTCAAG GTGCTTTGCGGTAACAGTGAAGGTGTAATTCCTCAGCTCTTGGTAGACTTTTGGGAAGCTCAGCTGGTGGCGTGTATCCCAGATGTGGTCCTTCAGGAACTCTTCCTCAAGCTGACATCCCAGTACATCTGGAGACTGGCTAATAGGCAGCCCCCAGACACCACGCCATTGAGGACATCAGAGGATCTG ATAAATGCCTGTGGTCATTACGGCTTGATCTACCCATGGGTTAATATCTTAATATCATCCAACCCTTCACCTGATAGAAAATATTCAGAAGACCTTTCAAAATTACAA TCTCTTATATGTGGTCCTTCGTTTGACATAGCTTCCATTATCCCGTCCTTGGAGCCACTCTCAGAAGACACAGCCACTGGCCTCAGCATTCATGTTCTGTGTCGTACTCGTTTGAAAGAGTATGACTGGTGCATAGACATGCTATTAGAGAGATGCCCAGAGGCCGTCATTCCTTACGCTAACCATGAACTGAAAGAAGACAGTCGG ACTTTGTGGTGGGAAAAactgttgcctgaactttgtcaGCGAATGAAATGCGGTGGAGAGAGATGTCAGCTCTACCTGTCATCGTTGAAAG AAACATTGTCGGTTGTTGCTGTGGAACTAGAGCTGAGAGATTTTTTGAATGTTCTCCCAGAGGATGGCACTGTGGCTTTTTTCTTGCCATATCTTCTCTACTGCAGTCGAAAGAAATCTTTGACTTGA